Within Eggerthella sp. YY7918, the genomic segment GTGGTGGGCATTGTGTTTCTCATCACGCTGTTCGGCAATATGGTCAGCTGGTCGTTCGGCGTAAACTTTGTGGCCGAACACGCGGCGCGCAAGAAGAATATGCCGAAGCCGTTTGCGCATGAAAGCGCGAAAAACCAGATGCCTACGGGCGCCGCCATTATCAACGGCATTGTGGCAAGCATACTCGTGCTGCTGTCGCCTTTGATGGAATTGGCGGGGCTTGACGGCTTCTTCTGGATTTTCTTCTCAATGAACATCGTGTTCTTGCTCATCAGCTACATTCCCATGTTCCCCGCATTTTTGAAGCTGCGCTCGGTCGACCCGACGGCAAAGCGCGTATTCAAGGTGCCCGGCGGTCGCGGCGTGCAGCTGGTGGTCGCGTGGCTTCCCGTGGTCTTGCTGGTACTGGCCATTATTGCCACCATCGTGCCGCTCAACGGCTCCGAGGAGGAGATGAGCAAGATTCCTATGCTCATAGGCGTGATCTGCTTCGTCATCCTCGGCGAGATTGTGCGCGTGCTGTCGGCGCGCGGACGTTCGGACGACTACCGCGGCATGGGGGAGAGCGGCGACCCGCTCGCCTTCGATGTTGCCCACGGCTATGAGGAAATGCCGCCGTCGGAAGAGGTCGCCATCGAAGAGGACGTGCTTATTGGGCGCGAGCCGCGCGACCTTATGTAGCGCCATCGAATGTACGTCGATAGAATATCATTGCAACGAAAGGAACGAGTTTATGCAAACCATATATGAAGATCAGTCCACGCCGCGTAAAGACGGCTACCGTATGCCGGGCGAGTTTGAGCCCCAAAAAGGTATCTGGATGCTGTGGCCGCATCGTCCCGACAACTGGCGCGACGGCGCAAAGCCCGCACAGCGTGCGTATGCAGAGGTGGCTCGGGCTATCGCGCGATTTGAACCGGTGACCATCGGTGCGAATCCGGAAGACTATGAGGCGGCACGCTTTGAGTTTGAGGCCGACGATGACATTCTTGTTGTTGAGATGACCTCGAACGATGCGTGGATCCGTGACTGTGGCCCCACGTTTGTACGCAACGACGAAGGCGATGTGCGCGCGGTACACTGGCACTTCAATGCATGGGGCGGTCTGGTGGATGGCCTCTATTTCCCCTGGGATCAGGACGCGCTTGTGGGCGTGAAGGTGGCCGACCTTGAAGGCGCCGTGCGCTATCGTCCCGATACCTTCGTGCTTGAAGGTGGCTCCATTCACGTGGACGGCGAAGGCACGGTCATCACTACCGAAATGTGCCTTCTGTCCGAAGGTCGCAACCCGGAGATGACGCGTGAGGATATTGAAGGCTATCTGCGCGAATATCTGAACGTGGACAAGGTCATCTGGATTGAGGACGGTATCGACCCCGAGGAGACGAACGGTCATATCGACGACGTGGCGTGCTTCGTGCGTCCTGGCGAAGTGGCTTGCATCTGGACGGATGACGAAGATAATCCGTTTTACGAGGCGGCGCATGCAGCCTACGAGACGCTGTCGAATGCAACCGATGCAAAGGGTCGTCAGCTGAAAGTGCACAAGCTGACCATGCCGAAAGAACCCACCTATATGACAGAAGAGGAAGTGGCCTCGATCGACGTGGTGGAGGGTACGCTGCCCCGTACGGTGGAGGATTACGCCATTGCTTCGTACATGAACTTCCTTATTGTGAACGGCGCCATCATCTTGCCGCAGTATGACGACGAGTATGATGAACTGGCTGTTCAACAGGTGCAAGAGATGTTCCCCGATCACGAGGTCGTGGGCGTGTCCACTCGCGAGGTGGCCTACGGCGGCGGCAACATCCACTGCATCACCCAGCAGGTTCCGGCTTAGGGCTTTCGCCGAGGGTTCGTCGGCTAATCCCTTTTTGAGCAGGTTAGCGTTGCAAGGGGTCGAGATGTCTCGGCCCCTTGTGCTTATTCCCGCCAGAAATCCTGGATGAGTTCTTGACGGCTTGCGTGATCGGTCTTTTTAAGGATGTTGTGCACGTGCGCTTTTACCGTGCCCAGCGCAAGCTGCAGCTCGCTTGCAATGTTCTGGTTATCCTTGCCCATCAGAATGAGTTCAAGAATATCGCGCTCGCGCGTCGTCAAGCGGTGGCGCATACAGAATCCTGGCAACAAGTCGCCAATGCGTTGCTGCACAACAGGATTTTCAGACGTCGGCGGTTCCTTGAAGCGCATGCGCAGCGTGGCCGCCGCCTCACGCAGGCTGAAAAAGGCAAATGCCATCATAAGGAAGTTCTCAGAGAAGTTGCGCTCTGACATATAGAGGGGGAGCATTGAGGAGTCCGAAGGGTCAGGCACCCATATAAGCATCATGAAAATGTCTTCGACGATGATGCAAATCGTCAATATGAGCGTTATCAAAAAGAGTGGCTTCTGACGGCGCAGGCGCGTTTTTTCAACGACGCTTTGTGTTCGGAGGTAATGGAAGAACGCATATCCGAGACACCACAGCAGAAATACTTGGCGCATGGTATAGAACAGCCACTGTTTGTAGGGTCCTTCCGGCATAGCTATGACAATAAGGGCACTTACTGCGACAAACACTACTGCTGGCCCTACCAACAGGGCGGGGCGTCGTTCATCCAGATAATCGCACACAATAAGCCATAACGCTTCAAACGTACCCAATGCGAAAAAGACGCGTAGGGCAGGTTCGTCTACCGTATAGAACACATCAAGCGGGAACTCGGTATTCTGCCCTAAGTACTCGTTTTGGAAAATGAGTGCCAAGTCTAAGAAGTAGAACAAAAAGAACGCCACCATAAACAGGTGGCTGCGTCTGCGAGAGACAAAATAGGCAGAAAGAGAGATGGTGCCCGCGGCTATGCAGACGAGCATGATGAGGATCGTATAAAAGTAAAACCCTATCTCCAAGGTTTATTCCCCCGCTTTCCCGTCATCGGGTCGGCAATTCCTCGCGCCGATATTCTATATCTAAGGTTTAGACGCGCCTACCGGGGAGCATGTTGAATTATATCAGGCTTAAGAAATGCCTGATCAATGACGTAAACGCAAAGGATTATTTTGGATATAGACGATTTTTCTGAAAAATAATCTCCATTATTCCTTCACAGATATACGAGCAGGCAGCATGCTGTGCCCCAAGAAATGCGGCCGACATCAGGAGTTGGTCGCGGTCACGAACCTCAAGGAGGAACCATGGCTGTGAAGGACTACATCGATACCAACGACTTCACCAAGGAAGAGCTGCTCGACATGATCGAGTTGGCTCAATCCATGAAGACAATGATCAAGGAAGGCGGCCGTTACCCGCTCATCCTGAAGAACCAGACGCTTGGCATGATCTTCCAGCAGGTGTCCACCCGTACGCGTATCTCCTTCGAGACGGCTATGACCGACCTCGGTGGCCATGCGCAGTTCTTCGGCCCGGGCACTATCCAGCTCGGCGGCCACGAGACGCTCGAGGACACCGCGCGCGTCATGGGCTCGCTCGTTGACATTCTGATGGCTCGCGTAAACCGTCATCCCGACGTGGTGAACTTGGCCAAGTACAGCGCGGCTCCGGTTATCAACGGCATGTCCGACTACAACCATCCTACCCAAGAGCTCGGCGACCTCTTGACGATGATCGAGAACCTGCCCGAGGGCAAGAAGATCGAAGACTGCAAGCTCGCCTTCATCGGCGACGCCACGCAGGTGTGCGTCTCCCTCATGTTCATCGCTTCCAAGATGGGTATGGACTTCGTGCACTACGGCCCCAAGGGTCATCAGGTCACCGACGGCGGCCTTGTGGTTGACAAGACCGTGGACATCATGGCCATCGCCGAGGAAAACTGCAAGATTTCCGGCGGCACCATCACTGTGTCCGACGACATCGAGTGCATCAAGGGTGCCGACTTCATCTACACCGACGTGTGGTACGGCCTCTACGACGAGGAAGAGGGCGGCGAGTCCTACATGGACATCTTCTACCCCAAGTACCAGGTGACCATGGACATGATGAACTACGCTGGCCCGAACTCCAAGTTCATGCACTGCCTGCCGGCCACCCGTGGCGAGGAGGTTGTCGACGAGGTTATGGACGATCCCGAGCGCAGCCTCTGCTGGGTCGAAGCCGAGAACCGCAAGCACTCCATCCGCGCCATCCTAGCCTACCTTTGCCCCAAGGTGAAGGAGAACGTCGAGGTTGCCGACGAGGCCGAAGCCCGCATGAATGCCGTGCTTGCAAAGGCTGTGCAGTAAAGAACTGACAAGCGCCCCACCGGGCCGGGCCCGCGCTCAAGCTGACGCGACCCGGTGGGGCTGACCCCTGAAAGGGGAGACCAATGGGTGAAAAAGTTAAAAAGTTTTCGTTTATCAGCGTAATCCTCTCGGTCATCTGCGTGGTATTTGTGGCCGAAGCCGCGGCACCTGCTGCCGCTATCGGTAACCAGCAGTTCTTCTGGTGGATATTTCTGATCATCACCTTCCTTTTGCCGTACGGCATGGTGGTGGCCGAGCTGGGTACCACGTATGATTCCGACGGCGGTCTGTACGACTGGATTCGCGAGGCGTTCGGCGACCGATGGGGTAGCCGTGTGGCTTGGTATTACTGGATCAACTTCCCGCTGTGGATTGCCAGCTTGGCAACGCTGTTCCCGGATATCCTGGGCATGGTGTTTGGTGTGGAGTTCGATCTTATTGTTGTCTTGCTTATCGAGTTGGCATTTGTTTGGATTGTCGTGCTCATGAGCTTCTCGAAGGTGTCCGACTCTGCATGGATTTTGAATGGCGGTGCGGTGCTTAAGGTGCTCATCGCCGTGTCAGTGGGCGTGTTGGGTATTTGGTTTGCCATGTCCAACGGTTTCGCCAGCAACATGGCACCAGAGACGTTCCTGCCCGACATCACCAACACGAACGCGCTTACCTACCTGTCCATCATCCTGTTCAACTTCATGGGCTTCGAGGTTATCTGCACCTTCGCTGGCGCCATGAAGAACCCCTCGAAGGACATCCCGAAGGCTATCATCCTGGGCGGTCTTGCCATCGCGGCCATCTACCTGTTCTGCTCGTTTGGTATTGGCGCCGCCATCCCGGCTGACCAGATTGACCCCGACTTCGGCATGATCTTCGCCGTGGCCACCATGGTGGGCGAGGCATCCCCCATCTTCATGATTATCTGCATCGTGTTCCTTGTCACGCTGTTTGCGAACATGGCTTCCTGGTCGTTCGGCGTGAACTTCGTGGCCGACTATGCTGCCAAGCACGGCAACATGCCCAAGGTGTTCTCGCACGAGAATGCGAAAACTGAAATGCCCACCGGCGCAGCTATCGTCAACGGTGTGGTGGCGTCGCTCGCCCTTATGTTGCAGCTCATCCCGATTCCGGCCATCTCCGAGGGTATCTTCTGGATGCTGTTCTCCATGAACGTCGTGTTCCTGCTGATCAGCTACATTCCGATGTTCTCGGCCTTCCTGAAGTTGCGCAAGGTTGACCCGGATCGCCCGCGTGTGTTTAAGTTCCCCTTCAAGGGCAAGCTTATGTATGTGATGCTAGCCATCCCTGCCATCGAGCTTGTGCTGGCTATTATCGCCACCATCGTGCCTTTGAACGGTACGGAAGAAGAGCTGTCGAAGATCCCTATGCTCATCGGTGTCATCGTGTTCATCGTACTGGGTGAGATTATCCGTATCTACTCCGCACGTGGCCGCAAGGAAGAGTACAAGGGCCTCACGCCTGAGATGGCTACTCAGCGCCTGGCTGAGGAAGCTGCCGAAGAGGCTGCGGAAGGCGAAGCTGCACCCGCCGTGGCCGCTGCCGATGAAGCTGAACCCCAGCCGGTTGCGTAACCTGTGCCAGCTTGCACTGCCTGCACCGTTCGCGTTATCTGCACTACCTGCTCGATCAGTCCCGCTTCGCGCTGATGCACGGCGCGGGACGAATCACCGGTCGCCCGCTTGAGGGCGGGCGACCACCTCACAACAAGTATGTAGTACAACCAAATCGAAAGGACCTGTGCTATGAAAACGATTCACGAGAGCGCTTCCACCCCCAAGGCTGACGGCTATCGCATGCCGGGCGAATTCGAGCCGCAGACGCGCGTCTGGATGGCGTGGCCGCACCGTACCGACACCTGGGCCTGGGGCGCGAAGCCGGCTCAGAAGCAGTACGCCGAGGTTGCCCGCACCATCGCTCAGTTCGAACCCGTCACCATGTGCGTGAATCAGGTGGACTACGCCAACGCTAAGGCCGTGTTCGAGGACGACGAGAACGTGACCGTCATCGAGATGACCACGGACGACGCATGGGTGCGCGACACCGGTGCCACCTGGGTGGTCAACGACGAGGGCGACAAGCGCGCCGTGCATTGGCACTTCAACGCCTACGGCGGCTTTGAGAACGGCCTGTACTTCCCGTGGGATAAGGACGAGCAGATTGCGCTCAAGATGGCCGAGATGAGCGGTTGCCGCCGCTATCGCCCCGAGAGCCTCATTCTTGAGGGCGGCTCCATCCATGTGGACGGCGAGGGCACTGTGGTGACCACCGACATGTGCCTGCTTGACCCCGGCCGCAACGCGTCCGTGACCGACTACGAGCCCTGGTCTGAGGAGCTGCGCGCCTATATGGACGAGGAGCTTAAAAAGTATCTGGGCGTTGAAAAGGTCATCTGGGTGAAGGACGGCATCGACCCCGAAGAGACCAACGGCCACATCGACGATGTGGCGTGTTTCGTGGCTCCTGGAAAGATGCTCTGCATCTGGTCGGACGACCCGGACTACCCGTTCTACAACGAGTGCCATGCCGCTTACGAGACGCTGTCCAACGCTGTTGACGCCAAGGGCCGCAAGATCGAAGTCACCAAGCTTTGCATGCCGGTGAAGCCGCTCTACATGGACCAGGCGTCCTGCGACTCCATCGACACCGAAGAGTACGCCGAGCCCCGCGTGGCCGACGAGCCGCTCATCGCGTCCTACATGAACTTCCTCATCGTGAACGGTGGCGTCATCGTGCCGCAGTATGGCGACGAAAATGACGCGCTGGCCGTGGAGCAGATTCAGGCTGCGTTTGACGAGGCCTGGGGCAAGGGTGTGTACAAGGCTGTTGGCGTGAAGACCGACCAGGTGGTCTACGGCGGCGGCAACATCCACTGCATCACGCAGCAGGAGCCTGCCGGCAAGTAGCCTCGGCCGACGCTGCGAGGGCACGAGGCACCCAATCTCGCCCCGCTGACGAAGGCTCACGTACGAAAGTACGCCACGCCTTCGCCTTCGGGGCGATCTCGGGCACCTCGAGCCCTCTCGCTGACGTTACGAACGACCTATGCATTTCACTTTGCCGGACGAGATTTTCCGGCCTTGACAACCGGTTCTTTGATCCTGGCATTTTGCAGATCGGTTACCGATGCGACCCCGCGAAAAGCCACTGCGCAGTGGTGGGGGAGAATGGTAACCGGAGGCGGCCCTATCGCCGGGGCCGCCTATCTTTTTTTGTTAACACCGTTGAAAGGAGCACCTCATGCCCTATCAAAAAGGAAGTGGCAAGTCTGTCGTCATTGCCCTTGGTGGCAATGCTTTGGGCAACACCCCGGCTGAACAGTTGGAGCTTGTGAAGAATACAGCCACGCATATCGTGGACATGGTGGGCGAGGGCACTAACGTCGTCGTCTCTCACGGCAACGGCCCTCAGGTTGGTATGATCAACAACGCCTTCGCCTATGCGTCAGCTCATGATGGCAAGACTCCGGAGATGCCGTTCCCCGAGGCTGGTGCCATGTCGCAAGGCTACATCGGCTATCAGCTTTCCCAAGCCATCCTGAACGAGCTCAAGAAGCGCGACATCATGCGTTCTACAGCATGCGTCATCACGCAGACCGTCGTCGACCCAGACGATCCCGCCTTCCAAAATCCCACTAAGCCCGTTGGCGCCTTCCTTACCGAGGAGGAAGCCAAGGCCAAGGCCGCCGAGACTGGCTGGACCTTCAAGGAGGATGCCGGCCGCGGTTGGCGTCAGGTGGTAGCTTCGCCAAAGCCTGTGCGTATCGTTGAGTTCGATGCCGTTAAAGATCTCATGGACGACGGCTATGTGGTCGTGTCCACCGGAGGCGGTGGCGTGCCGGTATTCGAAAAGGACGGTCAGTACGAAGGCGTACCTGCGGTCATCGACAAAGATCGCTCAAGCGCCAAGCTCGCCGCCGACTTCGGTGCTGATATGCTTATCATCCTCACCGCGGTCGAGAAAGTGTGCATCAACTTCGGCAAACCCGACCAGCAAGAAATTTCCACGATGACAGTGGCTGAGGCGCGCGAATACATCGCTCAAGATCAGTTCGCTCCCGGTTCCATGCTTCCTAAGGTGGAGGCATGTATCGAATACGTCGAAGCGTACCCCGAAGGCAAAGCGCTCATTACCTCGCTCGAGTGCGCAGCCGCCGGCCTTGAAGGAAAAACCGGCACCGTTATCACGGCATAATTCCCAGCAGCTATTGCTCAAGAGCCCCAGCCTCGCGCCGGGGCTCTTCAGTTGACATAGCGCGTTCGAATGTTACGAGAATCTCAGAAGGTTTCTTTACTCTCTTCGATGGCTTGTATCTCGATAACTTCGGTAAGGAGGCGTCCGAAATCGGGAGCAGTTTGTTGGGTAATAACAGAATGCCCAAGTTTCTTTTCGGCGGCTTCACGCGCGACTCCGGCAACTTCACCGCCTGAGCGCGCAATGTCGCGATGTTCGGAAAAGCCTTCAGGATCGACAGTTCGTTCAAGTTCGGCGGTTGTAGCCTCAGCAAGTGTAGTGAGGGCAAGTTCCATGTCGCTCATATTGTCTCGCAAGCTTTCTTTAGTGAGTCCTTTATGCGTTTTGTATTCGCGGGCGGTCATATCTGACCAAGCACAATAAATATCATTTGTGAGGATGGCATATTCCGAATTCGACTTGACACCGCGCTCGCGCCACTCAAACGTCAAATTCTTCCGCACCTTGATTGAGAAGAGTCGCTGACTGATCCAGTCTTCCATGTAGCCTTTTCGGCGATAGTATTCGATGGCCCGTTCGATGGCGAGTTCAGGATCGAATACTTCATCAATGCGCTCTTTGCCGACTTGTGCGAGCCAAAGTTTAAATGGCTCTGCTTTAGGAGAAGGGATGGACTGGATAAG encodes:
- the arcC gene encoding carbamate kinase, whose protein sequence is MPYQKGSGKSVVIALGGNALGNTPAEQLELVKNTATHIVDMVGEGTNVVVSHGNGPQVGMINNAFAYASAHDGKTPEMPFPEAGAMSQGYIGYQLSQAILNELKKRDIMRSTACVITQTVVDPDDPAFQNPTKPVGAFLTEEEAKAKAAETGWTFKEDAGRGWRQVVASPKPVRIVEFDAVKDLMDDGYVVVSTGGGGVPVFEKDGQYEGVPAVIDKDRSSAKLAADFGADMLIILTAVEKVCINFGKPDQQEISTMTVAEAREYIAQDQFAPGSMLPKVEACIEYVEAYPEGKALITSLECAAAGLEGKTGTVITA
- the aguA gene encoding agmatine deiminase produces the protein MQTIYEDQSTPRKDGYRMPGEFEPQKGIWMLWPHRPDNWRDGAKPAQRAYAEVARAIARFEPVTIGANPEDYEAARFEFEADDDILVVEMTSNDAWIRDCGPTFVRNDEGDVRAVHWHFNAWGGLVDGLYFPWDQDALVGVKVADLEGAVRYRPDTFVLEGGSIHVDGEGTVITTEMCLLSEGRNPEMTREDIEGYLREYLNVDKVIWIEDGIDPEETNGHIDDVACFVRPGEVACIWTDDEDNPFYEAAHAAYETLSNATDAKGRQLKVHKLTMPKEPTYMTEEEVASIDVVEGTLPRTVEDYAIASYMNFLIVNGAIILPQYDDEYDELAVQQVQEMFPDHEVVGVSTREVAYGGGNIHCITQQVPA
- the ptcA gene encoding putrescine carbamoyltransferase, which gives rise to MAVKDYIDTNDFTKEELLDMIELAQSMKTMIKEGGRYPLILKNQTLGMIFQQVSTRTRISFETAMTDLGGHAQFFGPGTIQLGGHETLEDTARVMGSLVDILMARVNRHPDVVNLAKYSAAPVINGMSDYNHPTQELGDLLTMIENLPEGKKIEDCKLAFIGDATQVCVSLMFIASKMGMDFVHYGPKGHQVTDGGLVVDKTVDIMAIAEENCKISGGTITVSDDIECIKGADFIYTDVWYGLYDEEEGGESYMDIFYPKYQVTMDMMNYAGPNSKFMHCLPATRGEEVVDEVMDDPERSLCWVEAENRKHSIRAILAYLCPKVKENVEVADEAEARMNAVLAKAVQ
- a CDS encoding helix-turn-helix transcriptional regulator, with amino-acid sequence MEIGFYFYTILIMLVCIAAGTISLSAYFVSRRRSHLFMVAFFLFYFLDLALIFQNEYLGQNTEFPLDVFYTVDEPALRVFFALGTFEALWLIVCDYLDERRPALLVGPAVVFVAVSALIVIAMPEGPYKQWLFYTMRQVFLLWCLGYAFFHYLRTQSVVEKTRLRRQKPLFLITLILTICIIVEDIFMMLIWVPDPSDSSMLPLYMSERNFSENFLMMAFAFFSLREAAATLRMRFKEPPTSENPVVQQRIGDLLPGFCMRHRLTTRERDILELILMGKDNQNIASELQLALGTVKAHVHNILKKTDHASRQELIQDFWRE
- the aguA gene encoding agmatine deiminase; this translates as MKTIHESASTPKADGYRMPGEFEPQTRVWMAWPHRTDTWAWGAKPAQKQYAEVARTIAQFEPVTMCVNQVDYANAKAVFEDDENVTVIEMTTDDAWVRDTGATWVVNDEGDKRAVHWHFNAYGGFENGLYFPWDKDEQIALKMAEMSGCRRYRPESLILEGGSIHVDGEGTVVTTDMCLLDPGRNASVTDYEPWSEELRAYMDEELKKYLGVEKVIWVKDGIDPEETNGHIDDVACFVAPGKMLCIWSDDPDYPFYNECHAAYETLSNAVDAKGRKIEVTKLCMPVKPLYMDQASCDSIDTEEYAEPRVADEPLIASYMNFLIVNGGVIVPQYGDENDALAVEQIQAAFDEAWGKGVYKAVGVKTDQVVYGGGNIHCITQQEPAGK
- a CDS encoding Bro-N domain-containing protein; amino-acid sequence: MSETDNMNEKGGAASRNESARLDKLQMFEGHEIRSVWVEDEEEWYFSIVDVVAALTESKNPNNYWKVLKSRLKEEGSQLVTFCNQLKMRSAKDGKHYRTDAGTTEQILRLIQSIPSPKAEPFKLWLAQVGKERIDEVFDPELAIERAIEYYRRKGYMEDWISQRLFSIKVRKNLTFEWRERGVKSNSEYAILTNDIYCAWSDMTAREYKTHKGLTKESLRDNMSDMELALTTLAEATTAELERTVDPEGFSEHRDIARSGGEVAGVAREAAEKKLGHSVITQQTAPDFGRLLTEVIEIQAIEESKETF
- a CDS encoding APC family permease; translated protein: MGEKVKKFSFISVILSVICVVFVAEAAAPAAAIGNQQFFWWIFLIITFLLPYGMVVAELGTTYDSDGGLYDWIREAFGDRWGSRVAWYYWINFPLWIASLATLFPDILGMVFGVEFDLIVVLLIELAFVWIVVLMSFSKVSDSAWILNGGAVLKVLIAVSVGVLGIWFAMSNGFASNMAPETFLPDITNTNALTYLSIILFNFMGFEVICTFAGAMKNPSKDIPKAIILGGLAIAAIYLFCSFGIGAAIPADQIDPDFGMIFAVATMVGEASPIFMIICIVFLVTLFANMASWSFGVNFVADYAAKHGNMPKVFSHENAKTEMPTGAAIVNGVVASLALMLQLIPIPAISEGIFWMLFSMNVVFLLISYIPMFSAFLKLRKVDPDRPRVFKFPFKGKLMYVMLAIPAIELVLAIIATIVPLNGTEEELSKIPMLIGVIVFIVLGEIIRIYSARGRKEEYKGLTPEMATQRLAEEAAEEAAEGEAAPAVAAADEAEPQPVA